A window from Centropristis striata isolate RG_2023a ecotype Rhode Island chromosome 2, C.striata_1.0, whole genome shotgun sequence encodes these proteins:
- the vps35 gene encoding vacuolar protein sorting-associated protein 35 isoform X1 translates to MPTTQQSPQDEQEKLLDEAVQAVKVQSFQMKRCLDKNKLMDALKHASNMLGELRTSMLSPKSYYELYMAISDELHYLEVYLTDEFAKGRKVADLYELVQYAGNIIPRLYLLITVGVVYVRSFPQSRKDILKDLVEMCRGVQHPLRGLFLRNYLLQCTRNILPDDGEQPEGTEEMTGDINDSIDFVLLNFAEMNKLWVRMQHQGHSRDREKREKERQELRILVGTNLVRLSQLEGVNVEKYKQIVLAGVLEQVVNCRDSLAQEYLMECIIQVFPDEFHLQTLNPFLRSCAELHQHVNVKNIIIALIDRLALFAHREDGPGIPAEIKLFDIFSQQVATVIQSRQDMPSEDVVSLQVSLINLAMKCYPDRVDYVDKVLESTVEIFNKLNLEHIATSSAVSKELTRLLKIPVDTYNNILTVLQLKHFPPLFEYFDYESRKSMSCYVLSNTLDYNTTILAQEQVDAILNLVSTLIQDQPDQPADDPDPEDFAEEQSLVGRFIHLLHSEDPDQQYLILNTARKHFGAGGNLRIRYTLPPLVFAAYQLAFRYKENSSLDDKWEKKCQKIFSFAHQTISALIKAELAELPLRLFLQGALAAGEIGFENHETVAYEFMSQAFSLYEDEISDSKAQLAAITLIIGTFERMRCFSEENHEPLRTQCALAASKLLKKPDQCRAVSICAHLFWSGRSTDKNGEEIRDGKRVMECLKKALKIANQCMDPSLQVQLFIEILNRYVCFYERENDAVTVQVLNQLIQKIREDLPNLEACEETEQINKHFHNTLEHLRLQRESPESEGPAYEGLVL, encoded by the exons ATATGGCTATCTCTGACGAACTCCACTACCTAGAAGTTTATCTGACTGATGAGTTTGCCAAAGGACGCAAGGTGGCAGATCTTTATGAGCTGGTTCAGTATGCAGGCAACATCATCCCCAGACT CTATCTGCTGATCACAGTGGGCGTGGTGTATGTTCGCTCCTTCCCCCAGTCGCGTAAGGACATCCTGAAGGACCTGGTTGAGATGTGTCGCGGTGTCCAGCACCCACTCAGGGGCCTCTTCCTCAGAAACTACCTGCTGCAGTGCACCCGCAACATACTGCCAGATGATGGAGAGCAGCCAGA GGGAACAGAGGAGATGACCGGTGATATCAACGACTCCATCGACTTTGTCCTTCTGAACTTTGCTGAGATGAACAAGTTATGGGTTCGAATGCAGCACCAGGGTCACAGccgagacagagagaagagagaaaaagaacgaCAAGAACTTAGGATTCTGGTGGGCACCAACCTTGTTCGCCTCAGCCAGCTGGAGGGTGTCAACGTGGAAAAGTACAAgcag ATTGTTCTGGCTGGAGTGCTGGAGCAGGTTGTGAACTGCAGAGACTCATTGGCTCAGGAGTATCTCATGGAGTGCATCATTCAG GTTTTCCCAGATGAGTTCCATCTTCAGACCTTGAACCCTTTCCTACGTTCCTGTGCTGAGCTCCATCAACATGTCAATGTCAAGAACATCATCATTGCCCTCATTGACAG actgGCTCTGTTTGCTCATCGAGAGGACGGCCCTGGCATTCCAGCTGAGATCAAACTGTTTGACATCTTCTCTCAGCAAGTAGCTACTGTCATTCAG tctCGCCAGGACATGCCATCAGAGGACGTAgtctctctgcaggtctctcTCATCAACTTGGCCATGAAATGCTACCCTGACCGTGTTGACTATGTTGATAAGGTCCTGGAGAGTACTGTGGAGATATTCAACAAGCTCAACTTGGAACA CATAGCGACCAGCAGCGCCGTGTCAAAGGAACTGACCCGTCTGCTGAAGATACCAGTTGATACCTACAACAACATTCTGACTGTGCTGCAGCTCAAGCACTTCCCACCTCTCTTCGAGTACTTCGACTATGAGTCACGCAAGAGCATGAGCTGCTATGTGCTGAGCAACACACTGGACTACAACACCACCATTCTGGCACAGGAACAG GTCGATGCCATCTTGAACTTGGTATCCACATTGATACAGGACCAGCCAGACCAACCAGCTGATGATCCTGATCCTGAGGACTTTGCTGAGGAGCAGAGCCTTGTGGGGCGTTTCATCCACCTGCTCCACTCTGAAGATCCTGATCAACAGTATCTT atTCTGAACACAGCCCGGAAACACTTTGGTGCTGGTGGAAACCTGAGGATTCGCTACACACTCCCTCCTCTGGTGTTTGCTGCCTATCAGCTGGCCTTCAGATACAAGGAGAACTCTTCATTG GATGACAAGTGGGAAAAGAAGTGTCAGAAGATCTTTTCCTTCGCCCATCAGACCATCAGTGCACTTATCAAGGCTGAGCTTGCTGAGCTGCCTCTACGACTCTTCCTGCAGGGAGCACTGGCTGCTGGAGAGATTGGCTTTGAAAACCACGAGACTGTAGCTTATGAGTTCATGTCACAG GCCTTCTCTCTGTACGAGGATGAGATCAGTGACTCTAAAGCCCAGCTGGCAGCCATCACACTGATCATCGGTACCTTTGAGAGAATGCGGTGTTTCAGCGAGGAGAACCACGAGCCACTGAGGACTCAGTGTGCGCTGGCTGCGTCCAAGCTGCTAAAGAAACCCGACCAGTGCCGAGCTGTCAGTATCTGCGCCCATCTCTTCTGGTCCGGTCGCAGCACTGACAAAAATGGTGAAGAG ATCCGTGATGGCAAGCGGGTGATGGAGTGTCTAAAGAAAGCCCTGAAGATTGCCAACCAGTGTATGGACCCATCACTGCAAGTCCAGCTTTTCATTGAAATCCTCAACAGATACGTCTGTTTCTACGAGCGGGAAAACGATGCG GTGACTGTCCAGGTATTAAACCAGCTTATCCAGAAGATCAGGGAAGATCTTCCCAACCTGGAAGCCTGTGAGGAAACGGAGCAGATCAATAAGCACTTCCACAACACACTGGAGCATCTTCGCCTGCAAAGAGAGTCCCCTGAGTCTGAGGGCCCCGCCTATGAGGGCCTGGTCCTTTAA
- the vps35 gene encoding vacuolar protein sorting-associated protein 35 isoform X2: protein MKRCLDKNKLMDALKHASNMLGELRTSMLSPKSYYELYMAISDELHYLEVYLTDEFAKGRKVADLYELVQYAGNIIPRLYLLITVGVVYVRSFPQSRKDILKDLVEMCRGVQHPLRGLFLRNYLLQCTRNILPDDGEQPEGTEEMTGDINDSIDFVLLNFAEMNKLWVRMQHQGHSRDREKREKERQELRILVGTNLVRLSQLEGVNVEKYKQIVLAGVLEQVVNCRDSLAQEYLMECIIQVFPDEFHLQTLNPFLRSCAELHQHVNVKNIIIALIDRLALFAHREDGPGIPAEIKLFDIFSQQVATVIQSRQDMPSEDVVSLQVSLINLAMKCYPDRVDYVDKVLESTVEIFNKLNLEHIATSSAVSKELTRLLKIPVDTYNNILTVLQLKHFPPLFEYFDYESRKSMSCYVLSNTLDYNTTILAQEQVDAILNLVSTLIQDQPDQPADDPDPEDFAEEQSLVGRFIHLLHSEDPDQQYLILNTARKHFGAGGNLRIRYTLPPLVFAAYQLAFRYKENSSLDDKWEKKCQKIFSFAHQTISALIKAELAELPLRLFLQGALAAGEIGFENHETVAYEFMSQAFSLYEDEISDSKAQLAAITLIIGTFERMRCFSEENHEPLRTQCALAASKLLKKPDQCRAVSICAHLFWSGRSTDKNGEEIRDGKRVMECLKKALKIANQCMDPSLQVQLFIEILNRYVCFYERENDAVTVQVLNQLIQKIREDLPNLEACEETEQINKHFHNTLEHLRLQRESPESEGPAYEGLVL, encoded by the exons ATATGGCTATCTCTGACGAACTCCACTACCTAGAAGTTTATCTGACTGATGAGTTTGCCAAAGGACGCAAGGTGGCAGATCTTTATGAGCTGGTTCAGTATGCAGGCAACATCATCCCCAGACT CTATCTGCTGATCACAGTGGGCGTGGTGTATGTTCGCTCCTTCCCCCAGTCGCGTAAGGACATCCTGAAGGACCTGGTTGAGATGTGTCGCGGTGTCCAGCACCCACTCAGGGGCCTCTTCCTCAGAAACTACCTGCTGCAGTGCACCCGCAACATACTGCCAGATGATGGAGAGCAGCCAGA GGGAACAGAGGAGATGACCGGTGATATCAACGACTCCATCGACTTTGTCCTTCTGAACTTTGCTGAGATGAACAAGTTATGGGTTCGAATGCAGCACCAGGGTCACAGccgagacagagagaagagagaaaaagaacgaCAAGAACTTAGGATTCTGGTGGGCACCAACCTTGTTCGCCTCAGCCAGCTGGAGGGTGTCAACGTGGAAAAGTACAAgcag ATTGTTCTGGCTGGAGTGCTGGAGCAGGTTGTGAACTGCAGAGACTCATTGGCTCAGGAGTATCTCATGGAGTGCATCATTCAG GTTTTCCCAGATGAGTTCCATCTTCAGACCTTGAACCCTTTCCTACGTTCCTGTGCTGAGCTCCATCAACATGTCAATGTCAAGAACATCATCATTGCCCTCATTGACAG actgGCTCTGTTTGCTCATCGAGAGGACGGCCCTGGCATTCCAGCTGAGATCAAACTGTTTGACATCTTCTCTCAGCAAGTAGCTACTGTCATTCAG tctCGCCAGGACATGCCATCAGAGGACGTAgtctctctgcaggtctctcTCATCAACTTGGCCATGAAATGCTACCCTGACCGTGTTGACTATGTTGATAAGGTCCTGGAGAGTACTGTGGAGATATTCAACAAGCTCAACTTGGAACA CATAGCGACCAGCAGCGCCGTGTCAAAGGAACTGACCCGTCTGCTGAAGATACCAGTTGATACCTACAACAACATTCTGACTGTGCTGCAGCTCAAGCACTTCCCACCTCTCTTCGAGTACTTCGACTATGAGTCACGCAAGAGCATGAGCTGCTATGTGCTGAGCAACACACTGGACTACAACACCACCATTCTGGCACAGGAACAG GTCGATGCCATCTTGAACTTGGTATCCACATTGATACAGGACCAGCCAGACCAACCAGCTGATGATCCTGATCCTGAGGACTTTGCTGAGGAGCAGAGCCTTGTGGGGCGTTTCATCCACCTGCTCCACTCTGAAGATCCTGATCAACAGTATCTT atTCTGAACACAGCCCGGAAACACTTTGGTGCTGGTGGAAACCTGAGGATTCGCTACACACTCCCTCCTCTGGTGTTTGCTGCCTATCAGCTGGCCTTCAGATACAAGGAGAACTCTTCATTG GATGACAAGTGGGAAAAGAAGTGTCAGAAGATCTTTTCCTTCGCCCATCAGACCATCAGTGCACTTATCAAGGCTGAGCTTGCTGAGCTGCCTCTACGACTCTTCCTGCAGGGAGCACTGGCTGCTGGAGAGATTGGCTTTGAAAACCACGAGACTGTAGCTTATGAGTTCATGTCACAG GCCTTCTCTCTGTACGAGGATGAGATCAGTGACTCTAAAGCCCAGCTGGCAGCCATCACACTGATCATCGGTACCTTTGAGAGAATGCGGTGTTTCAGCGAGGAGAACCACGAGCCACTGAGGACTCAGTGTGCGCTGGCTGCGTCCAAGCTGCTAAAGAAACCCGACCAGTGCCGAGCTGTCAGTATCTGCGCCCATCTCTTCTGGTCCGGTCGCAGCACTGACAAAAATGGTGAAGAG ATCCGTGATGGCAAGCGGGTGATGGAGTGTCTAAAGAAAGCCCTGAAGATTGCCAACCAGTGTATGGACCCATCACTGCAAGTCCAGCTTTTCATTGAAATCCTCAACAGATACGTCTGTTTCTACGAGCGGGAAAACGATGCG GTGACTGTCCAGGTATTAAACCAGCTTATCCAGAAGATCAGGGAAGATCTTCCCAACCTGGAAGCCTGTGAGGAAACGGAGCAGATCAATAAGCACTTCCACAACACACTGGAGCATCTTCGCCTGCAAAGAGAGTCCCCTGAGTCTGAGGGCCCCGCCTATGAGGGCCTGGTCCTTTAA